Genomic DNA from Equus quagga isolate Etosha38 chromosome 10, UCLA_HA_Equagga_1.0, whole genome shotgun sequence:
GGAGGATTGGGGGCAGGACGAAGCCGGCTCCGGGGCTGGCGCTCGCCGGGGGAAGCGGCTGAGGAGCGTTCTCCGCCGGCCCCTCTGGGATAATTTACATGCTGTCACAGCCCGGTGCTGACTCCTGGGCGTGCAGCTCGCTCACTCGCTCACTCGCTCTCGGCTCCTGCCACCGCTCCGCCGGCACAGCCCAGGGGAGCCCGAGAGCGGCAGAGCCCGCGagccggggagggagggagcagagaagggaaggagcgAGGGCGCGCCCGggttctccctctgccctgctgccCGCCCTTCCTGCTGCTACAGGTCCGCCCCGATCCCCGCTCACACTTGGGAAACTTGGGACTGCGCTGGGGCCTCGTGTGGCACCTCAGGGGGCGGCCCCAGCCTctagaggagggggaggaggaggaggaggaagagaaggaagtgagCCCGAAGGATCCGCTCAGAGCTGTTTGTCCAGCTGTTTGTATTCGCACCCGGAGCAGCGCAGCCAGAAGGGGACCAAGCCGGGGGTGGCTGGCTTTAGGCGCTAATTTCCAACTCTTCTCCTCACAGCTTGTCTGTTCCAGACACCCTGGAGTCCCTTCAGACCAGCCCAGAGGGCGCGCACCTGCCAGCCGCCCCTGACCTCGAAGGCCAGGCGGCCCCCGAGCCTGAGAAGATGGCCAAGCCCGAGACCGACTGCCGCTCACCTGTCGGCCTCGACTGCTGCAATTGCTGTCTGGACCTGGCCCACCGCAGCGGGCTCCAGGGAGACAGCGGCGGGGACAACAACAACCCGGGCAGCCCTACCGTGAGCAACTTTCGGCAGCTGCAGGAGAAGCTGATCTTCGAGAACCTCAACACCGATAAGCTCAACAGCATAATGCGGCAGGATTCGCTAGAGCCCGTGCTGCGGGACCCCTGCTACCTGATCAACGAGGGCATCTGCAACCGCAACATCGACCAGACCATGCTCTCCATCCTGCTCTTTTTCCACAGGTGGGGGGCCGGGCacgcggcggggggggggggagggggaggcacgCGATCCCAACTCGCACCAGCCTCTGCTGGACCCTCGCCTCTGACAAAAGGGGCAACCAAGAAGTTCATGGGGAGCCCTAGGGGGGTCAGGCTCCTCCGCTGCCATGACCCGACCCTGAGGCTACCTGGAGTCCTAGGGCGACTGGGGGGAGGCCCGCAGGTGGGAGCTCTATTTTGAACGGTGGCTGCAGAGGCTTTTCTGGGAAGATGATGGAGTTCAGACGGTGGACAGAGCTCTAGATGGTTTGGGGGTAGCTGGCGGCACCCCCTTCTCAAATGCATGTATTTCCACAGTCACTTTGGAGATTCTGCTCTGGGATGCTCTTGGGATCTGAGTTCCACCCTTCTCCAAAgctcatttttaaatgtgcaaactCGGATTGAAACTGCAAGGGCTTTTAAATTACTGAGCGGCCCTGACGGACATTGAGGGCAAGCAAAATGTCCAAATTAAGCTGCTGCtggtgtgggggagggtgggaatAAGAAATATTGGAGACCTTTGAGAATTTGTTTAGAGTCTAGATGGGGggacccccacctcctccatggATCCCAGCCTTCAATTTCAAATGACGGCTAAAAGCAGCCCCAGAGAGCATCCTAGGACAGGAGAGTGGATGAATCCATGTCTCACAGGCGTGTGTTCGAGTGCTGGTCAGACTTTCTAGAAATCCTGCTGAAGggcaaggaaaggagaggggaggggtgacACACAATGGGAAGACACAAGGTGGCTGCTGCCCTCCAGTCTGAGACACTCTGGTGAAAGCCAGTCCTGGAGGGGTCAGCTGAGGCAATTTCAAGGCGAGGGAGGCAACTTCAGGAAATCCAGTTGTGGGTTTGGTGTTCTTAGAGCGTCGGGACAgggcactgtgtgtgtgtgtgtgtgtgtgtgtgtgtgtgtgtgtgtaagggggtggattttattctttctcaatgACGCAGGTTGTGTAAGAAAAAGAGAACCCCGTTGTGGGAGACCTCGGTTGTAGTACAAGTTATGGCTTTACCTCCTGTGTGAGCCTAAGCAAGTCGCCTGACCTTTTCTGGTCTCTAAGGTTCTTTCTAGTTCTGACATTCCAGGTCATGGGCAGATGGTGTGCTCAGACAAGGTAATAAGAAATTTTGAGCATCCacagaatatttgaataattagATGGCTTTTTGGTGAGGCACAAGTAAAAAGTTTTGAAAGCAATTGAGATAGGCAAGAACTACCCTCACTTAGTGCTAAGACTAGATTTGTTTTCTCAGCCCCAGAAGTTCCTGGAGGGAACAAGCGGGGCTGCTGACTTCGTTACTATTATTATA
This window encodes:
- the TSC22D3 gene encoding TSC22 domain family protein 3 isoform X2 yields the protein MAKPETDCRSPVGLDCCNCCLDLAHRSGLQGDSGGDNNNPGSPTVSNFRQLQEKLIFENLNTDKLNSIMRQDSLEPVLRDPCYLINEGICNRNIDQTMLSILLFFHSASGASVVAIDNKIEQAMDLVKNHLMYAVREEVEILKEQIRELVEKNSQLERENTLLKTLASPEQLEKFQSRLSPEEPAPETPQAPEAPGGSAV
- the TSC22D3 gene encoding TSC22 domain family protein 3 isoform X1: MRREQRESRSRGAGRAEGGRAGSGSRERGRGLSVPDTLESLQTSPEGAHLPAAPDLEGQAAPEPEKMAKPETDCRSPVGLDCCNCCLDLAHRSGLQGDSGGDNNNPGSPTVSNFRQLQEKLIFENLNTDKLNSIMRQDSLEPVLRDPCYLINEGICNRNIDQTMLSILLFFHSASGASVVAIDNKIEQAMDLVKNHLMYAVREEVEILKEQIRELVEKNSQLERENTLLKTLASPEQLEKFQSRLSPEEPAPETPQAPEAPGGSAV